The Nitrososphaerota archaeon genome has a segment encoding these proteins:
- a CDS encoding pyruvate, phosphate dikinase: MKLIYLFNQGNGKDKKLLGGKGAGLCEMTQLGLPVPAGFVITTEACRLFFEGGNKLPDGLMNDVKASITKLENLTSKEFGGPSNPLLVSVRSGSAVSMPGMMDTILNLGLNDITVKGLANLTKNERFAYDAYRRFVQLFGKIVLGVDEAKFAKVLEDVKKRNKITYDSEISASNLKELVVEFKNIVKTSTGKPFPDDPWLQLENAIIAVFNSWNGKRAKDYRREFKITADIANGTAVNIVAMVFGNMGVDSGTGVVFTRDPGTGEKKLYGDYLPNAQGEDVVAGIRTPMPIDELQKQNPTVYKQLVDIAERLEKHFKEPQDIEFTVERNKLFMLQTRNAKMNSAAQVKTSVNMVREGLITKEVAILRVSPEQLEQLLHKRVDSKATAKPFATGIPASPGVATGKVILDANRAEMEGTTGNKVILVREETKPDDIHGFFASQGILTSRGGKTSHAAVVARGMGKPCVCGASLLHIDYARKKIVVGDTTIREGDLITIDGTNGNVYSGIVPTVDPEMSGELTELLFWADSFRKLGVRANVDDPDSAAAARSLGAEGIGLCRTERMFNASDRLPVMVQMVMSEDEKSRKEYLTKLKPLQKQDFKGILQVMDGLTVTIRLLDPPLHEFLPTIEAVVSDLQSLKRTEAYKEEIKAKEMMFEKVKRLTEINPMLGHRGVRLGITYPEIYEMQVAALCEATVELIKEGMNPKAQIMVPQVASEKELKFVKDIVQKTKATVEKQYNTKLPIKFGTMIEVVRGCLVADKIAEIAEFFSFGTNDLTQGTFSFSREDSENKFLPYYMKMGIISDNPFQSLDKDGVAKLMQIAVEEGKATNPKIEIGICGEHGGDPYSIRLCSDLGLDYVSCSTYRIPIARLAAAQASIMAR, translated from the coding sequence ATGAAGCTCATTTACCTCTTCAATCAAGGCAACGGAAAGGACAAGAAGCTGCTGGGAGGCAAAGGCGCAGGTCTCTGCGAAATGACCCAGTTAGGCCTGCCAGTACCAGCTGGTTTTGTAATTACCACTGAGGCTTGCAGATTATTCTTCGAAGGGGGCAACAAACTACCTGACGGTTTAATGAATGATGTCAAAGCTTCAATTACGAAACTTGAAAATCTAACCAGTAAGGAGTTTGGCGGCCCCTCTAACCCTCTTCTTGTTTCCGTAAGGTCAGGTTCAGCAGTTTCGATGCCTGGTATGATGGATACTATTCTAAATCTAGGCTTGAACGATATCACTGTAAAAGGCCTTGCAAACCTGACAAAGAACGAGAGATTTGCTTACGACGCTTATAGAAGATTTGTCCAACTATTTGGTAAGATCGTTCTGGGAGTTGACGAAGCGAAGTTTGCAAAGGTACTTGAAGATGTGAAGAAAAGAAACAAGATAACATACGATAGCGAGATTAGCGCGAGCAATCTCAAAGAACTTGTAGTCGAATTTAAGAATATTGTAAAAACCTCAACTGGTAAACCCTTCCCCGATGACCCATGGCTACAATTGGAGAACGCTATCATAGCGGTCTTCAACAGCTGGAACGGTAAAAGAGCAAAAGACTACAGGAGAGAGTTCAAGATTACTGCAGATATCGCAAATGGCACAGCAGTAAACATAGTTGCAATGGTCTTCGGCAACATGGGCGTCGACAGCGGTACAGGAGTAGTATTTACACGCGATCCTGGCACAGGCGAGAAGAAACTGTACGGCGATTACCTACCTAACGCTCAGGGCGAAGATGTCGTTGCAGGTATACGTACTCCCATGCCTATTGATGAATTGCAAAAACAAAACCCGACCGTGTACAAGCAGTTGGTAGATATTGCTGAGAGACTAGAGAAACATTTCAAAGAGCCACAGGATATTGAATTTACTGTAGAACGCAATAAGCTCTTCATGTTACAGACAAGAAACGCCAAGATGAATTCTGCAGCACAAGTGAAGACATCCGTTAACATGGTTCGTGAAGGTTTGATCACAAAAGAGGTGGCAATACTCAGAGTTTCTCCAGAGCAACTCGAGCAGTTGTTACACAAGAGGGTTGATTCGAAAGCGACAGCAAAACCGTTTGCAACGGGGATCCCGGCATCACCCGGAGTCGCTACAGGTAAAGTGATTCTGGATGCTAACCGTGCTGAGATGGAAGGTACTACTGGTAACAAGGTAATTCTTGTAAGAGAAGAGACAAAACCCGACGACATCCATGGATTCTTTGCTTCTCAAGGAATACTTACCAGCAGAGGTGGCAAGACAAGCCATGCGGCTGTCGTAGCAAGGGGTATGGGCAAACCATGTGTCTGCGGAGCGTCTTTGTTGCATATAGATTACGCTAGAAAGAAGATAGTAGTTGGGGATACAACAATTAGAGAAGGCGACTTAATCACAATTGATGGAACCAACGGAAACGTATACAGTGGAATCGTGCCTACAGTAGATCCTGAAATGAGTGGGGAGCTGACAGAACTTCTCTTTTGGGCTGACAGTTTCAGGAAACTAGGAGTAAGAGCAAATGTAGACGACCCAGATTCCGCAGCCGCTGCAAGGTCGCTTGGCGCTGAGGGTATAGGGTTGTGCAGGACTGAACGCATGTTCAACGCATCGGACAGGCTCCCCGTAATGGTTCAGATGGTAATGTCAGAGGACGAGAAGAGTCGTAAAGAGTACCTAACCAAACTCAAACCATTACAGAAGCAAGATTTCAAGGGAATTCTGCAAGTAATGGACGGTTTGACCGTTACAATAAGACTTCTAGATCCTCCGTTACATGAATTCCTTCCAACAATAGAAGCCGTAGTTTCAGATCTTCAATCATTGAAAAGAACTGAGGCGTATAAGGAAGAAATCAAAGCAAAGGAGATGATGTTTGAAAAGGTCAAAAGACTGACAGAAATTAATCCCATGCTCGGTCACAGAGGGGTAAGACTAGGGATCACTTACCCAGAAATATATGAAATGCAAGTAGCAGCACTCTGTGAAGCTACAGTTGAACTGATAAAAGAAGGTATGAATCCGAAGGCTCAGATCATGGTTCCCCAAGTGGCATCAGAAAAGGAGCTAAAATTCGTCAAAGATATTGTGCAGAAGACAAAAGCAACCGTAGAGAAGCAGTACAACACCAAACTTCCGATAAAATTCGGGACAATGATAGAAGTTGTTAGAGGTTGTTTGGTTGCTGACAAAATAGCTGAGATCGCAGAGTTCTTCAGTTTCGGAACCAATGATTTAACACAGGGAACGTTCAGTTTCAGCAGAGAGGATTCAGAAAATAAATTCCTACCATATTATATGAAAATGGGCATAATTTCAGATAATCCATTCCAGAGCCTTGACAAAGATGGCGTTGCAAAGCTGATGCAGATAGCGGTGGAGGAGGGTAAAGCCACGAACCCAAAGATTGAGATCGGAATATGCGGAGAACACGGAGGAGACCCATATTCCATAAGACTCTGCTCTGACCTTGGCCTAGATTATGTAAGCTGTTCAACCTATAGGATACCTATAGCAAGGCTTGCTGCTGCACAAGCATCTATAATGGCCAGATAA
- a CDS encoding 6-phosphofructokinase codes for MKIAVLTGGGDAPGLNAVIRAVVKNAEENGHEIIGIRRGWAGLVNLDSLPLKYEDVWDIVGKGGTMLGSSRTNPVKMPDGVKKVSENLKKVAEGLIAIGGEDTLGVANALYKAGVKVVGVPKTIDNDLSNTDVTIGFDTAVNITVEAIDRIRTTGESHDRVMIVEVMGRHTGWIALHSGLAAGAELILLPEEKFDLDVVCKYIASWKSKGKRSGIVVVAEGAEMKESSYITTDAKTDSFGHVRLGGIGQFLADEIEKRVGMETRSVVLGHLARGGTPSAFDRYFGTRLGLEAVELVKQGKWGYMLSLQGTRLVSIPLESGVSKLKTVSPEMIETAKAFQK; via the coding sequence ATGAAGATAGCAGTGCTCACCGGAGGGGGCGACGCCCCTGGTCTGAACGCAGTCATAAGAGCAGTAGTGAAGAATGCTGAAGAGAACGGCCATGAGATTATAGGAATTAGAAGAGGATGGGCAGGTCTGGTAAACCTTGACAGCCTCCCTCTAAAATACGAAGATGTTTGGGATATTGTAGGCAAAGGGGGCACAATGCTCGGCTCCAGCAGGACAAACCCAGTTAAGATGCCCGACGGCGTTAAGAAGGTTTCTGAGAACTTGAAGAAGGTAGCAGAAGGCCTTATTGCAATAGGCGGAGAAGACACGCTTGGGGTTGCAAACGCACTATATAAGGCGGGAGTGAAGGTTGTTGGAGTCCCAAAAACCATCGACAACGACCTTTCAAACACCGATGTAACAATAGGTTTCGATACAGCAGTAAACATTACTGTAGAAGCGATAGACAGGATAAGGACTACTGGTGAATCTCACGACAGAGTTATGATAGTCGAAGTAATGGGCAGACACACTGGTTGGATAGCACTTCATTCAGGCCTTGCTGCAGGAGCCGAGCTTATCCTACTTCCTGAAGAGAAATTTGATCTTGATGTGGTATGCAAGTATATAGCATCATGGAAGAGCAAAGGCAAACGATCCGGCATAGTTGTGGTTGCTGAAGGCGCAGAGATGAAGGAGAGCTCCTACATTACTACGGATGCAAAGACAGATTCGTTCGGACATGTAAGACTAGGTGGCATAGGCCAGTTCCTTGCAGATGAAATTGAGAAGAGGGTAGGTATGGAAACTAGGTCAGTCGTACTCGGACATCTCGCTAGAGGAGGCACACCTTCGGCATTCGACAGGTACTTTGGAACAAGACTGGGATTAGAGGCAGTAGAATTGGTGAAGCAAGGAAAGTGGGGTTATATGCTGAGCTTGCAAGGGACTCGACTAGTATCTATACCGCTAGAATCGGGTGTTTCAAAACTAAAGACAGTTTCACCAGAGATGATAGAGACAGCCAAGGCATTCCAGAAGTAA
- a CDS encoding aldolase, producing MASDRMKKFLGPNGKSILLAYDQGLEHGPSADFNEKNVDPQYIVDIGLKGNFSGLVFQKGVAEKYYPGGKIPLIIKINGKSNLPKGEPVSRQVCTVEEAISIGASGVGYTIYAGSEHESIMLAEFGAIVRDAHKHDIPAIAWIYPRGVAIKNDIVPEIISYAARIGLEIGADAVKIKYTGDPKTFNWAVRSAGKAHVFMSGGPKTPMDEDFLRQVSGVMEAGATGLAVGRNVWQHPEPLKLAEQLKDVVFRGKRLLQVPAK from the coding sequence ATGGCATCTGATAGAATGAAGAAGTTCCTCGGTCCAAACGGGAAGAGTATTCTTCTTGCATATGATCAAGGATTAGAGCATGGTCCAAGCGCAGACTTTAACGAAAAGAATGTTGACCCCCAATACATCGTCGATATAGGACTGAAGGGTAACTTCAGCGGCCTAGTATTCCAGAAGGGCGTCGCGGAGAAATATTATCCCGGCGGTAAAATTCCGCTTATTATAAAAATTAATGGAAAGAGCAATCTTCCTAAAGGAGAACCAGTTTCAAGGCAAGTCTGCACGGTTGAGGAGGCGATAAGCATAGGAGCCAGCGGCGTAGGATACACGATATACGCAGGAAGCGAGCATGAGTCCATAATGCTTGCAGAGTTTGGAGCCATCGTACGGGATGCCCACAAACACGACATCCCTGCAATAGCTTGGATATACCCCAGAGGAGTAGCAATAAAGAACGACATTGTGCCTGAAATAATTTCATACGCAGCACGAATAGGCTTGGAAATTGGTGCAGATGCAGTAAAGATCAAGTATACAGGAGACCCAAAGACTTTCAACTGGGCAGTGAGGTCTGCAGGTAAGGCTCATGTATTCATGTCCGGAGGACCAAAGACACCGATGGATGAAGACTTTCTCAGACAGGTCAGCGGGGTTATGGAAGCAGGCGCAACTGGACTTGCTGTAGGCAGAAACGTATGGCAACATCCAGAGCCTCTGAAACTTGCTGAGCAGCTGAAAGATGTGGTCTTCCGAGGCAAGAGACTACTGCAAGTACCTGCCAAGTAA
- a CDS encoding phosphoglycerate kinase, translated as MTVLDLPDSYYLGKRIFVRVDFNVPIENGAVGEDYRIRRALSTIEFLSERKAKVILASHLGRPKGKPDKKYSLKPVADRLSEVVRAPVHFVDDCIGDKVINGIKRMNNGDVLLLENLRFYEGEEGCDEKFSYSLASLADVYVNDAFGTSHRKHASTYGMALHFKYKLSGFLVDQELRYLTKIRDEPDRPFTIIVGGAKIKDKLASLRHLINRADKVLVGGAVAYTFLASKGVSIGNSMVEQEAMSWTTDVLANEGHKIILPIDHIVSTSDTDIAGIKLVSGEIPNRLKGFDIGRDTIKNYSKEIADNKTIFWNGPMGLFEREQFSHGTIDIAKSLALAYHRGATTVVGGGDTIAALRVAGISEREVSHISTGGGASLEYVGGEELPGVEVLTDKNAKLV; from the coding sequence ATGACGGTTTTAGACCTTCCTGACAGTTACTATTTAGGAAAACGAATATTCGTTAGGGTAGATTTCAATGTTCCAATAGAGAATGGGGCTGTTGGAGAGGACTATAGAATCAGGAGGGCTCTGAGCACTATAGAATTTCTTTCTGAAAGAAAAGCCAAAGTTATACTCGCTTCTCACCTTGGCAGACCAAAGGGGAAGCCAGACAAGAAATACTCCCTCAAACCTGTTGCTGATAGATTATCCGAAGTTGTCAGGGCTCCAGTCCATTTTGTCGACGATTGTATCGGAGATAAGGTAATCAATGGGATTAAGAGGATGAACAACGGAGATGTTCTGCTATTAGAAAACCTAAGATTTTATGAAGGTGAAGAAGGATGCGATGAAAAGTTCTCTTATTCTCTGGCTTCTTTGGCAGATGTTTATGTTAATGATGCCTTTGGGACATCCCATAGAAAACATGCATCGACATATGGTATGGCACTGCATTTCAAGTACAAACTTTCAGGCTTCCTCGTAGACCAAGAATTAAGATATCTTACAAAGATCAGGGATGAACCAGATAGGCCTTTTACAATCATAGTTGGTGGAGCCAAGATCAAGGACAAACTTGCATCGCTCAGACACCTTATCAACAGAGCAGACAAGGTTCTTGTTGGAGGGGCTGTAGCCTACACATTTCTGGCGTCAAAGGGAGTTTCTATAGGCAATTCGATGGTGGAGCAGGAGGCCATGTCTTGGACTACGGATGTCCTTGCAAATGAAGGGCATAAAATAATCCTGCCAATTGATCATATAGTTTCAACAAGTGATACGGACATAGCGGGGATAAAGCTAGTTTCCGGTGAAATTCCAAATAGATTAAAAGGGTTTGACATAGGAAGGGATACTATAAAGAACTATTCAAAGGAGATTGCTGACAACAAAACAATATTCTGGAACGGCCCCATGGGACTGTTTGAGAGGGAACAGTTCTCGCACGGCACGATTGATATCGCAAAGAGCCTTGCCTTGGCCTATCATAGAGGTGCAACTACGGTTGTTGGAGGAGGAGACACGATAGCAGCGCTAAGGGTCGCAGGGATTTCTGAAAGGGAGGTCAGCCATATCTCTACAGGAGGAGGAGCTTCGCTGGAATATGTCGGAGGAGAAGAACTTCCTGGTGTAGAAGTTCTGACCGACAAGAACGCTAAACTTGTTTAG
- a CDS encoding DNA replication complex GINS family protein, producing MVKIFEIFEEERRSEQLTKIPLTLYKDIANYIKNTRNGFDNNGKSIYSKVVNQEREMLADIIQRILELRVNKIIDGLADFDALNIPTEEKYIIEPLVTATKRLSKVGKAVSNGGCAFLEAISEKTSHKYSAVRFLKSSPPTMGADLARYGPFRAEDITFLPIENVKVLLKQGIVQELDIEI from the coding sequence TTGGTAAAGATATTCGAGATTTTCGAAGAGGAAAGAAGGAGCGAGCAGTTAACTAAAATCCCTCTGACATTGTATAAAGATATCGCTAATTATATTAAAAATACCCGTAACGGATTTGACAACAATGGAAAGAGCATCTACTCAAAAGTTGTCAACCAAGAAAGAGAGATGTTAGCTGACATAATTCAACGAATTCTTGAATTAAGAGTAAATAAAATCATAGATGGACTGGCAGATTTTGATGCACTTAACATCCCTACAGAAGAGAAGTACATCATTGAACCTCTCGTTACTGCTACAAAACGATTGTCGAAAGTTGGCAAAGCTGTAAGCAATGGAGGATGCGCATTTTTGGAAGCTATAAGCGAAAAAACTAGTCATAAATACTCAGCTGTAAGATTTCTAAAGTCCTCTCCACCAACCATGGGCGCTGATCTTGCTCGTTACGGGCCATTCAGAGCAGAGGATATTACATTCTTGCCAATTGAAAATGTCAAGGTTCTTCTAAAACAAGGTATAGTACAAGAGCTTGACATAGAAATTTAG
- a CDS encoding DNA primase translates to MQEKTLTLLKNIFKNYYFKHNNKVEVPERIEEREFGYMLFGGGMIRHLAIKTAGELKATLVKEAPYGVYTSSSYYDDPSLPMAEKGWKGGDLVFDIDADDLNMPCKIEHDWWQCKTCGNAQIGIRPQKCPSCSNTKILLLNWACDKCLEATKNEIIKLQEILMLDLGISEKETTIYFSGNKGYHMNVTSKSWYDMDQRARNEMADYVSGKGLRPETLGFSYNMSYTDMLSRIPSIGEPSWRGRFAEFIRSYGDEKHSDIRIKAASLFIKTKPEDFQSLITSAVKQHGSRVDPSVTTDIHRIFRLPGSLHGNSGLSKRRCDDILSFNPLVDAVEIGDEEIEVYVKFCSRFSLKGSTFGPYIKQNIKLPLYAATYLMSKDLAEVSP, encoded by the coding sequence TTGCAAGAAAAGACACTAACACTTCTTAAGAATATTTTCAAGAACTATTATTTTAAACATAACAATAAAGTTGAGGTTCCAGAAAGGATAGAGGAAAGAGAGTTTGGGTACATGCTTTTTGGAGGGGGCATGATCCGCCATTTAGCAATAAAAACAGCAGGAGAACTAAAAGCAACGCTTGTAAAGGAAGCTCCATACGGAGTTTACACATCATCATCATACTACGACGATCCAAGTCTGCCTATGGCTGAAAAAGGGTGGAAAGGCGGTGATTTAGTATTTGACATAGATGCAGACGATCTCAATATGCCCTGCAAAATCGAGCATGACTGGTGGCAATGTAAGACCTGTGGAAACGCGCAAATCGGCATAAGACCGCAAAAATGCCCTTCATGTTCCAATACAAAAATACTACTCTTAAACTGGGCATGTGACAAATGTCTTGAAGCAACAAAGAACGAAATCATCAAGCTTCAGGAAATTCTAATGCTGGATTTAGGCATATCTGAAAAGGAAACCACGATTTATTTTTCGGGAAATAAAGGTTATCATATGAATGTAACCTCCAAATCTTGGTATGATATGGATCAAAGGGCAAGAAACGAAATGGCAGACTATGTTTCTGGGAAGGGTTTGCGACCTGAAACTTTAGGGTTCTCATATAATATGAGTTACACCGACATGCTATCAAGAATACCATCTATTGGTGAACCGAGCTGGAGAGGGAGATTTGCAGAATTTATCAGGAGTTATGGTGATGAGAAACATTCTGATATCAGAATAAAAGCAGCATCGCTATTCATCAAAACAAAACCAGAGGACTTCCAGAGTCTTATTACATCAGCAGTCAAGCAGCATGGATCAAGAGTTGACCCCAGCGTAACTACAGACATACATAGGATATTCAGACTTCCTGGATCTCTACATGGAAACTCCGGTCTGTCTAAAAGAAGATGTGATGATATACTCTCATTCAACCCTCTTGTTGACGCTGTAGAGATTGGAGATGAAGAAATTGAGGTGTATGTAAAATTCTGCTCGAGATTCTCACTCAAAGGGAGTACCTTCGGCCCATACATAAAGCAAAATATTAAACTTCCTTTATATGCCGCAACATACTTAATGAGCAAAGACTTAGCAGAAGTTTCACCATAG